In Miscanthus floridulus cultivar M001 chromosome 5, ASM1932011v1, whole genome shotgun sequence, one genomic interval encodes:
- the LOC136453679 gene encoding 3-phosphoinositide-dependent protein kinase 2-like gives MAVGGDDDSMERDFAARLRLAHSPSRATPAAASSPTAAGGIAFRAPQEQFTADDFVLGKIYGVGSYSKVVRAKKKDTGRVYALKIMDKKFITKENKISYVKMERIVLDQLDHPGVIRLFFTFQDTYSLYMALESCEGGELFDQIVRKGRLSEDDARFYAAEIVDILEYLHSVGLIHRDVKPENLLLTSDGHIKIADFGSVKPTRDTPIKVLPNSTNERACTFVGTAAYVPPEVLNSAPATFGNDLWALGCTLYQMLSGSSPFKDASEWLMFQRIIARDLKFPEYFSAEARDLIDKLLDVDPSKRPGAGPDGYSSLKEHPFFRGIDWKNLRKTRPPKLAIDANANEDEDGQDSNWLAHMGGAAVNQQSNTVGNNGAPSSSEVRSHISKLASIDSFDSKWQEFLDPGEFVVLISKLKKINKLANKKVQLILTDKPQLICVDPSKMVAKGNIIWSDDPSELSVQVSDSSHFRICTPKKVSTFEDAKQRAWQWKKAIEDLQRSQRN, from the exons ATGGCtgtcggcggcgacgacgacagcATGGAGCGGGACTTCGCCGCCAGGCTGCGCCTCGCGCATTCGCCCTCCCGGGCCACAcctgccgccgcctcctcccccaCCGCCGCCGGGGGCATCGCCTTCCGCGCGCCGCAGGAGCAGTTCACCGCCGACGACTTCGTACTCGGCAAGATCTACGGCGTCGGCTCGTACTCCAAG GTGGTGCGGGCCAAGAAGAAGGACACGGGCCGCGTCTACGCGCTCAAGATCATGGACAAGAAGTTCATCACCAAGGAGAACAAGATCTCCTACGTCAAGATGGAGCGCATCGTGCTCGACCAGCTCGACCACCCGGGCGTCATCAGGCTCTTCTTCACTTTTCAGGACACATACTCCCTCT ACATGGCGCTCGAGTCGTGCGAAGGCGGGGAGTTGTTCGACCAAATTGTCCGG AAAGGTCGTCTCTCTGAGGACGATGCACGGTTTTATGCTGCTGAAATCGTCGATATACTGGAGTATTTGCATAGCGTCGGCTTAATTCATCGGGACGTCAAG CCAGAAAATCTACTGCTTACTTCTGATGGCCACATCAAGATTGCTGACTTTGGTAGTGTCAAGCCTACAAGGGATACTCCAATCAAAGTTCTCCCAAATTCAACTA ATGAAAGGGCCTGTACATTTGTTGGAACCGCCGCATATGTACCACCTGAGGTCCTGAACTCTGCACCAGCAACCTTTGG AAATGATTTATGGGCATTGGGATGCACGCTGTACCAAATGCTTTCTGGTTCTTCGCCGTTTAAAGATGCCAGTGAGTGGTTAATGTTCCAGAGAATCATTGCAAGGGACCTCAAATTTCCAGAGTATTTTTCAGCTGAAGCAAGAGATCTTATTGACAAATTGCTG GATGTTGATCCAAGCAAAAGGCCAGGTGCAGGACCTGATGGTTATTCTTCCTTGAAGGAGCATCCTTTCTTCAGAGGCATAGACTGGAAGAACCTGAGGAAGACACGACCACCTAAGCTTGCAATCGATGCAAAT gcaaatgaagatgaagatggccAGGATTCAAATTGGTTGGCACACATGGGAGGTGCAGCAGTCAACCAACAGTCAAACACTGTTGGTAATAATGGTGCCCCATCATCATCTGAAGTGCGCTCCCATATATCTAAATTAGCTTCCATCGACTCCTTCGACTCAAAATG GCAAGAATTTCTGGACCCTGGTGAGTTTGTAGTCTTGATATCAAAGCTGAAGAAGATTAATAAGCTAGCAAACAAGAAGGTCCAGTTGATCCTCACTGACAAACCTCAATTGATCTGTGTTGACCCTTCAAAAATGGTGGCCAAGGGAAACATTATTTGGTCTGATGATCCAAGTGAACTTAGTGTGCAAGTATCAGATTCTTCACATTTTAGAATATGCACG CCAAAGAAGGTGTCAACGTTTGAGGATGCGAAACAGCGTGCCTGGCAATGGAAGAAGGCAATTGAAGACCTCCAACGCAGCCAAAGGAATTGA
- the LOC136455389 gene encoding uncharacterized protein yields the protein MAIPNYTYLKLKMLGPHGVVTVGTSFQRAYECEVECCGHAAAVVVSKELATLREEVAEKTPDAKKSIGSFESAEGSKEVLVDPSSSEGKKVCIGTTLSSK from the coding sequence atggccatccccaactatacatacctcaagctgaagatgttggGTCCCCATGGGGTcgtcaccgtcggcacctccttccagcgcgcttatgagTGTGAAGTTGAATGCTGCGGCCACGCCGCCGCAGTCGTCGTCTCCAAGGAactcgccacccttagggaggaggttgCCGAAAAAACGCCCGACGCCAAGAAATCAATCGGGTCATTCGAATCGGCGGAagggtccaaggaggtcctcgtggaccctagcagctccgagggcaaaaaggtCTGCATCGGTACCACGctctcctctaaatag